One Cucurbita pepo subsp. pepo cultivar mu-cu-16 chromosome LG09, ASM280686v2, whole genome shotgun sequence DNA window includes the following coding sequences:
- the LOC111801650 gene encoding proline--tRNA ligase, chloroplastic/mitochondrial codes for MVVSLRLPSLSSLLSPASPFTFSRRALGISWRQQRPFRLPLLAPGFSVRSSSTGTEIHVDNSKNRVPEGAITPRSQDFNAWYLDIIANAELADYGPVRGTMVIRPYGYAIWEAIQEYLNVKFKETGHENMYFPQFIPYSFIEKEASHVEGFSPELALVTIGGGKELEEKLVVRPTSETIVNHMFTQWIHSHRDLPLMINQWANVTRWEMRTKPFVRTLEFLWQEGHTAHASPEEAEKEAIQMIDIYTKFAYEQAAIPVIAGRKSKVETFAGADKTYTIEAMMGDRKALQAGTSHNLGQNFSRAFGTQFTDENGQRQHVWQTSWAISTRFVGGIIMTHGDDGGLMLPPRLAPIQVVIIPIWKKEGVKAEVLNAAASVEVNLRTAGIKVKLDNSEQRTPGWKFNFWEMKGVPLRIEIGPKDVANQSVVISRRDIPGKQGKVFGISMEPSILEAYVKDTLDEIQSSLLEQAKTFRDSNVVDVSSYNELKEAISQGKWARGPWSASDKDELKVKEETGATIRCFPFEQPQGPKTCLMTGNAAEEVAIFAKSY; via the exons ATGGTAGTTTCTCTAAGACTACCTTCGCTCTCCTCTTTGCTTTCCCCAGCCTCTCCTTTCACTTTTTCCAGGCGAGCTCTGGGAATTTCATGGCGGCAGCAACGCCCTTTCCGGTTGCCTCTGCTTGCTCCTGGATTCTCGGTGCGAAGCTCGTCTACCGGGACCGAAATTCATGTCGACAACTCGAAGAATCGAGTTCCGGAAGGGGCTATCACGCCTCGGTCACAGGACTTCAATGCTTGGTATTTGGATATTATTGCTAACGCTGAGCTCGCGGATTATGGCCCTGTTCGAGGTACCATGGTTATTCGTCCCTATGGTTACGCCATATGGGAAGCAATACAG GAATATCTGAATGTTAAGTTCAAGGAGACTGGTCACGAGAATATGTACTTTCCGCAG TTTATACCATACTCATTCATTGAGAAGGAAGCGAGTCATGTCGAGGGGTTTAGTCCGGAGTTAGCTCTTGTAACCATTGGAGGAGGGAAAGAACTTGAAGAGAAGCTTGTG GTTCGACCTACGAGTGAAACTATTGTGAATCACATGTTTACACAGTGGATTCATAGTCACCGTGATCTTCCCTTGATGATTAATCAG TGGGCGAATGTTACTAGATGGGAGATGCGGACGAAGCCCTTTGTAAGAACTCTTGAATTTCTGTGGCAGGAGGGTCATACTGCTCATGCCAGTCCAGAAGAGGCAGAAAAAGAG GCTATTCAGATGATTgacatatatacaaaatttgcTTACGAGCAAGCGGCAATACCTGTTATTGCAGGTCGAAAATCAAAGGTGGAGACATTTGCTGGTGCAGACAAGACTTATACAATAGAGGCCATGATGGGGGATCGAAAAGCACTTCAGGCAGGAACCAGCCACAACCTTGGGCAAAACTTTTCTCGTGCTTTTGGAACACAG TTCACCGATGAAAATGGACAAAGGCAACATGTATGGCAGACATCATGGGCAATTAGTACACGTTTTGTTGGAGGAATTATTATGACTCATGGAGATGATGGAGGTTTAATGCTTCCACCAAGGCTTGCTCCAATACAG GTGGTAATCATACCAATCTGGAAGAAAGAAGGTGTTAAAGCAGAAGTTCTTAATGCTGCTGCTTCTGTAGAAGTAAATCTTCGAACGGCAGGAATAAAGGTTAAACTCGATAATTCTGAACAGAGAACTCCAGGATGGAAATTCAATTTCTGGGAGATGAAG GGCGTTCCTTTGAGGATTGAGATTGGTCCCAAGGATGTTGCAAATCAAAGTGTGGTTATTTCTAGGAGAGATATTCCTGGAAAGCAAGGGAAAGTTTTTGGGATATCCATGGAACCTTCTATTTTAGAAGCTTATGTGAAAGACACGTTGGATGAAATCCAATCATCTCTTCTGGAACAAGCAAAAACTTTTCGTGACAG TAACGTTGTGGATGTGAGTTCATATAATGAACTTAAAGAGGCGATCTCCCAGGGAAAATGGGCTAGGGGCCCTTGGTCAGCTAG TGACAAAGATGAGTTGAAAGTTAAAGAAGAAACAGGAGCAACAATTAGGTGCTTTCCTTTTGAACAGCCACAGGGACCTAAAACATGCTTGATGACCGGTAACGCTGCGGAGGAAGTTGCCATTTTTGCGAAGTCTTATTGA
- the LOC111801991 gene encoding uncharacterized protein LOC111801991: MAMTLQNGGVLQDENHNVHYNGPSVAGKANAMNSQRKSGVSGRKPLGDLSNSRTPVLNQSLKWQNTKNLTFIDEENCVGKKKNILKGSERIQKGTRKVLSDISNSGKPNLQEASKKKQNLKLSTVREELIHQERFLHNHQECIKSRNCAVEKDQFLSIVGLDLPKEVKMDRKPDSPLKLKEMAELEIFDRSPKKLCLFGRGRLDSSPPCKSPKSPSVDTFSLWKDSDSINFTLIKTP; this comes from the exons ATGGCAATGACATTGCAAAATGGCGGTGTTCTTCAGGATGAGAATCACAATGTTCACTATAATG GACCCTCCGTTGCAGGGAAGGCTAATGCCATGaattcacaaagaaaaagtGGGGTTAGTGGGCGAAAGCCCCTTGGCGATCTATCAAATTCAAGAACGCCAGTCCTAAACCAGTCATTAAAATGGCAGAACACAAAGAATCTCACGTTCATTGATGAAGAAAACTGTgtaggaaaaaagaaaaacatactGAAGGGCTCTGAGAGAATACAGAAGGGTACTCGAAAAGTCCTTTCAGATATTTCAAATTCTGGAAAGCCAAACCTTCAAGAGGCCtcaaagaagaagcagaaccTGAAGTTGAGCACTGTAAGAGAAGAATTGATCCATCAGGAGCGCTTCCTGCACAATCATCAAGAGTGCATTAAATCAAGAAATTGCGCTGTGGAGAAGGATCAATTTCTAAGCATCGTTGGACTTG ATCTCCCCAAGGAGGTGAAGATGGATAGAAAG CCTGATAGTCCATTGAAGCTCAAGGAGATGGCGGAATTGGAGATTTTCGATCGATCTCCGAAGAAGTTGTGTCTATTTGGAAGGGGAAGGCTTGACTCATCACCGCCTTGCAAGTCCCCAAAATCACCTTCAGTGGATACCTTTTCACTCTGGAAGGACAGTGACAGTATTAATTTCACGTTGATAAAGACCCCATAA